The following proteins are co-located in the Bathymodiolus thermophilus thioautotrophic gill symbiont genome:
- a CDS encoding LPS-assembly protein LptD: MRRQLALFIFVWLPSVVSAQEIEHAISCNNTPLLFPKQVLTTDAKNIKVVADYSEGNKGNYLLTGNASLNSAEFYLSADKIMVEKTTEASSASGNVKFQGKQIMLTADNILIKKQGAVTQSIFEQAQYHYIGTKINGQAKKITNDGSKQTFDSMTYSLCPIGNTDWQVKANKVTINPKTNRGIAENVTIEFMGVPIFYTPHHEWILKGRDSGFLIPSISRYTESDSSENKGYQFRIPYYFNLAPERDFLLTLNQLTTRGSVIEGTYRQLLNKGRVEIQGHYLNQDKIKKSNRWLLNTQLDLSLNDKTELTLITNRVSDREYFKEITHENTDKTTLMSSINVAYENKKNNLSASIFAENEQLLSGNAEYTRMPEISLSKKITNPDNREINLSIIGTKFKHTDATKETGTRIHTQAVFARNIKTDTYSMRPKFVASKTKYLMDNRANEGRSIYSLNIDSTLFLERDTHLFAKNLTQTLNPRLAYNYTPERDQSALANFDSEKINASYENLFSGKKFTGLDRISKTNDIVIGLESDLINKKTGATYLALKIAQARHLDDTTLDTDGNLVPQDKYSNIATDIALTLNKFTLGNALQYDPDTSKIAKSSSMLGYVVNPKKFINFTHEDDGEQRSAGIYGAYPITQKVHLFAGINRSLTDSINNKKTFGIAYESCCWAVRIAHFNEYTSTGIYDEITKFELILKGLASSDSTLVERLRKEIPNYLTD; encoded by the coding sequence ATGAGAAGGCAACTTGCTCTTTTTATATTTGTTTGGTTGCCGAGCGTGGTCAGCGCACAAGAAATAGAGCATGCTATTAGTTGCAACAACACGCCATTGCTTTTCCCCAAACAAGTTCTTACCACAGACGCTAAAAATATTAAGGTAGTTGCAGATTACAGTGAGGGCAACAAGGGTAACTATTTGCTAACTGGCAACGCCTCTTTAAATTCAGCCGAATTTTATCTATCAGCAGATAAAATCATGGTAGAAAAAACCACCGAAGCTTCAAGCGCCAGTGGCAATGTTAAATTCCAAGGCAAGCAAATTATGCTTACTGCTGACAACATTCTTATTAAAAAGCAAGGTGCGGTAACGCAGTCTATTTTTGAGCAAGCTCAATACCATTATATAGGTACTAAAATTAATGGACAGGCAAAAAAAATTACCAACGATGGCAGTAAGCAAACCTTTGATTCAATGACTTATAGTTTATGTCCAATAGGCAACACAGACTGGCAAGTAAAAGCAAATAAAGTTACAATCAACCCAAAAACTAACCGTGGCATTGCTGAAAATGTGACCATTGAATTTATGGGTGTGCCAATCTTTTATACGCCACATCATGAATGGATACTAAAAGGCAGAGATTCTGGTTTTTTAATACCAAGCATCAGCCGTTATACCGAATCAGATTCTAGTGAAAATAAAGGTTATCAGTTTCGTATTCCTTACTATTTTAATCTTGCCCCTGAGCGAGATTTTTTATTAACACTTAATCAACTCACTACTCGAGGTAGTGTCATCGAAGGCACATACCGTCAATTATTAAACAAAGGTCGTGTTGAAATTCAAGGCCATTATCTCAATCAAGACAAAATAAAAAAGAGCAACCGATGGTTACTCAATACACAATTAGATCTTTCTTTAAACGATAAAACTGAATTAACCCTTATCACTAATCGCGTGTCTGACCGTGAATACTTTAAAGAAATTACCCATGAAAATACAGATAAAACCACACTAATGTCCTCCATCAATGTGGCCTATGAAAACAAAAAAAACAATCTGAGCGCATCAATATTTGCTGAGAACGAACAATTACTCTCTGGCAATGCAGAATACACCCGTATGCCCGAAATTTCCCTTAGTAAAAAAATCACAAATCCAGACAATAGGGAAATTAATCTTTCGATAATAGGCACCAAGTTTAAACATACAGATGCCACCAAAGAAACAGGTACTCGTATTCATACGCAAGCAGTTTTTGCCCGTAACATTAAAACTGACACTTATTCAATGCGACCTAAATTTGTTGCCTCTAAAACCAAATATTTAATGGATAACAGAGCAAACGAAGGTCGCTCCATATACAGCCTTAACATTGACTCTACATTATTCCTTGAAAGAGACACTCATTTATTTGCTAAAAACTTAACACAAACACTAAACCCAAGATTGGCTTACAACTACACACCAGAAAGAGACCAAAGTGCCTTGGCTAATTTCGATTCTGAAAAAATAAATGCGTCGTATGAAAATCTCTTTTCAGGTAAAAAGTTTACCGGTCTTGACAGAATTAGCAAAACCAACGATATTGTTATTGGTCTAGAATCTGATCTCATTAATAAAAAAACAGGAGCAACCTATTTGGCACTAAAAATTGCACAAGCACGCCACTTAGATGACACAACTTTGGACACAGATGGCAATTTAGTCCCTCAAGACAAATACTCAAATATTGCCACCGATATTGCACTAACTTTAAATAAATTTACATTGGGCAATGCCTTGCAATACGATCCAGATACCAGTAAAATAGCCAAAAGTAGTAGCATGCTTGGCTATGTTGTAAACCCTAAAAAATTCATTAATTTTACACATGAAGATGATGGCGAACAAAGGTCAGCAGGTATATATGGCGCTTACCCAATTACCCAAAAAGTCCATTTATTTGCAGGTATTAACCGCTCGTTAACGGATTCAATTAACAACAAAAAGACCTTTGGTATTGCCTATGAATCTTGTTGTTGGGCAGTGCGTATTGCACATTTTAACGAATACACAAGTACCGGGATTTATGACGAAATAACCAAATTTGAATTAATACTTAAAGGTCTTGCCTCAAGTGACTCTACTTTAGTTGAGCGCCTAAGAAAAGAAATACCAAATTATTTAACCGATTAA
- a CDS encoding YceD family protein — protein MMKQGIPEQIKLFKFATKALIFSQVYQVRDFPRISALASNQDAAVNVALNFSLEEGRIPCVKGEIKLDLALTCQRCLDEVSVHLEPKFQLAFLKNEQQGEALSANFETILNTDEEFSTIEFITDEVLISVPMTPMHKHECASYQDTQPINKQKRENPFAILQQLKNKE, from the coding sequence ATGATGAAGCAAGGAATACCGGAACAAATTAAACTTTTTAAGTTCGCCACCAAGGCGTTAATCTTCTCACAAGTCTATCAAGTGAGAGATTTCCCTAGGATTAGCGCACTTGCTAGCAATCAAGATGCAGCGGTTAATGTTGCTCTTAATTTTAGCCTTGAAGAAGGTAGGATTCCTTGTGTTAAAGGTGAAATAAAGTTAGATTTGGCACTTACCTGTCAACGGTGCTTAGATGAAGTCAGTGTTCATTTAGAACCCAAGTTTCAGCTTGCTTTCTTAAAAAACGAACAACAAGGGGAGGCGTTAAGTGCAAACTTTGAGACAATTCTGAATACTGACGAGGAATTTTCGACAATAGAATTTATAACGGATGAGGTGTTAATATCTGTGCCGATGACACCTATGCATAAGCATGAGTGCGCATCGTATCAAGACACACAACCAATAAATAAGCAAAAGCGTGAAAATCCTTTTGCAATATTACAACAGTTAAAAAATAAGGAGTAA
- the hflK gene encoding FtsH protease activity modulator HflK — MAWNDDKKNPWGGNGQTPPELDEVIRDFKDKFSGIFGGKPRSNSNSEKSITPSAGGAKYIFIIGLLLWLASGVYIIDPAEKGVVLRFGAFQEETGQGPHWHFPYPIESLSRVNVEEIQDMQIGYRDAVRNRRGGNVSSESLMLTKGENMINAKFAVQYRINDAQAYLFNVANPKMTLRQVVESAIRQVVGKNSMDYVLTEGRVAIADSIKEKSQELLDVYQVGLRITTVNMQDAQPPEPVQAAFSDAVKAREDKQRLINEAQTYANDILPKSRGKAARILEESKAYKSKVVSKSEGEASRFKQILAEYTKAPKVTKERLYRETMENVLANTSKVVVDSKANSMMYLPIDKLLNNNAQPNKIVVQDSQSDQVRQGNSIRNVFRNREVR, encoded by the coding sequence ATGGCTTGGAATGATGATAAAAAGAATCCTTGGGGCGGCAATGGTCAGACGCCACCTGAGTTAGATGAAGTAATTAGAGATTTTAAAGATAAATTTAGTGGTATTTTTGGTGGCAAACCACGCTCAAATTCAAATTCTGAAAAATCTATCACACCATCAGCAGGAGGCGCCAAATATATCTTTATTATTGGCTTGTTGTTATGGCTTGCGTCCGGTGTTTATATTATTGACCCTGCTGAAAAAGGTGTGGTATTGCGTTTTGGTGCGTTTCAAGAGGAAACTGGACAAGGTCCACATTGGCATTTTCCGTATCCAATTGAGAGCTTAAGTCGTGTTAATGTTGAAGAAATTCAAGACATGCAAATTGGCTATAGAGATGCTGTTAGAAATCGTCGTGGTGGCAATGTGTCGTCTGAATCACTAATGTTAACCAAAGGTGAAAATATGATTAACGCTAAGTTTGCCGTACAATATAGAATTAATGATGCTCAAGCGTATTTATTTAATGTTGCTAATCCTAAGATGACTTTGCGCCAAGTGGTTGAAAGCGCTATCCGTCAAGTGGTTGGTAAAAATTCTATGGACTATGTCTTAACCGAAGGTCGTGTGGCAATTGCAGACAGTATTAAGGAAAAATCACAAGAATTGCTTGATGTTTATCAGGTAGGTTTAAGGATCACAACCGTTAATATGCAAGATGCACAACCGCCAGAGCCAGTGCAAGCGGCGTTTTCTGATGCGGTAAAAGCGCGTGAAGACAAACAACGCTTGATTAATGAAGCACAAACTTATGCAAACGATATTTTGCCAAAATCTCGTGGTAAAGCAGCACGCATATTAGAAGAATCCAAAGCCTATAAGTCAAAGGTAGTCTCCAAGTCTGAAGGTGAGGCATCACGCTTTAAACAGATTTTAGCGGAATACACAAAGGCGCCCAAGGTGACTAAAGAGCGTTTGTATCGTGAAACCATGGAAAATGTGTTGGCGAATACCAGTAAGGTGGTGGTTGATTCAAAGGCAAATAGCATGATGTATTTGCCGATTGACAAGTTGTTGAATAATAATGCACAACCTAACAAGATTGTTGTTCAAGATTCACAGTCAGATCAAGTTAGACAGGGTAACAGCATTAGAAATGTTTTCCGCAATAGAGAGGTTAGATAA
- the rlmB gene encoding 23S rRNA (guanosine(2251)-2'-O)-methyltransferase RlmB: MSKSIIIFGFHSIQAQLESNPECLLKIYTLDNRHDKRLNIITTQLNQLGFNTFPTSKQQLNKLTKNQVHQGIAAEILLPTLPNQDGLMSHISKLEKTALILILDSIQDPRNLGACLRSANAAGVDCVIINKDGSAPISALVHKTSAGALNQLKIFSVTNLARTIKALKENNIWVIGLDGSTETSLYQVDLTTPSAIIMGSEGSGLRSLTKKSCDQLAMIPMQGNIESLNVSVATGIALFEASRQRLN, from the coding sequence ATGTCTAAATCTATCATCATTTTTGGGTTCCACTCAATCCAAGCACAATTAGAAAGCAATCCAGAGTGCTTACTCAAAATCTACACACTGGACAATCGTCACGACAAACGCTTAAATATAATAACCACACAGCTTAATCAGCTCGGCTTTAACACCTTCCCGACCAGTAAACAACAACTGAATAAACTCACCAAGAATCAAGTACACCAAGGTATTGCTGCAGAAATATTGCTACCTACTTTACCCAATCAAGATGGATTGATGAGCCACATTAGCAAACTGGAAAAAACCGCTTTAATACTAATTTTAGACTCCATTCAAGACCCAAGAAATTTAGGTGCTTGCTTGCGTAGTGCCAATGCTGCCGGTGTGGACTGTGTCATAATTAACAAGGATGGGTCGGCACCCATTAGTGCACTTGTGCATAAAACTTCAGCCGGCGCACTCAATCAACTCAAAATATTCTCAGTAACAAATCTTGCACGCACAATTAAAGCGCTGAAAGAAAACAATATCTGGGTAATTGGCTTAGATGGTTCAACAGAAACCTCACTCTATCAAGTAGATTTAACCACACCCAGTGCCATTATTATGGGATCTGAAGGCTCAGGGTTGCGCTCATTGACTAAGAAATCTTGCGATCAACTGGCTATGATCCCAATGCAAGGTAACATAGAAAGCCTCAATGTTTCAGTGGCAACGGGGATCGCTCTATTTGAAGCCAGCAGACAGCGATTAAATTAA